A region of Toxotes jaculatrix isolate fToxJac2 chromosome 23, fToxJac2.pri, whole genome shotgun sequence DNA encodes the following proteins:
- the slc1a1 gene encoding excitatory amino acid transporter 3 yields MDMMGNKERRGVNFKGLLKRNWLLIATVLSVLLGISLGVLVREYASLSHLHKQYFGFPGEILMRMLKLVILPLIISSMITGVAALDSEVSGKIGLRAVIYYFSTTIIAVVLGIILVMTIKPGVSQTADHIDREGTTPNVTTVDTLLDLIRNMFPENLVQACFQQYKTKRKEMEPPKVLGDTTTIPPLTTTIMAAVENITKNYKIVGSYSDGINVLGLIVFCVAFGLVIGKMGEKGRILLEFFDALNEATMKLVQIIMCYMPVGILFLIAAKIIEVEDWEIFRKMGLYMVTVLSGLAIHATVCLPLIFFIIVRKNPYTFTLGMAQALVTALMISSSSATLPVTFRCAEENNRIDKRITRFVLPVGATINMDGTALYEAVAAIFIAQLNDYSLDVGQIVTISITATVASIGAAGVPNAGLVTMVIVLTAVGLPASDVTLIVAVDWLLDRFRTMINVLGDAYGAGIVQKLSKRELERMDLTSDVDVANPFALEATLDDEECEKKSYVNGGFTVDKTDAISFTETSQF; encoded by the exons ATGGACATGATGGGCAACAAAGAGCGACGAGGCGTGAATTTCAAAGGCTTGCTGAAGAGGAACTGGCTTCTGATTGCCACGGTTTTGTCAGTGCTGCTTG GGATCAGCCTGGGTGTCTTGGTCAGAGAGTATGCCTCCCTCTCCCACCTCCACAAGCAGTACTTTGGCTTCCCGGGCGAGATCCTGATGCGGATGCTGAAGCTGGTCATCCTGCCTCTCATCATTTCGAGCATGATAACAG GTGTCGCAGCCCTGGACTCCGAGGTTTCGGGAAAGATAGGTCTGCGGGCTGTTATTTATTACTTCTCAACAACCATCATTGCAGTCGTTCTGG GAATCATTCTGGTGATGACTATCAAACCGGGCGTCTCTCAGACAGCTGATCACATTGACAGAGAAGGGACCACGCCCAACGTCACGACAGTTGACACGCTCTTGGACCTCATCAG aaacatgtttccAGAAAATCTGGTGCAGGCCTGTTTTCAGCAG TACAAGACTAAGCGCAAAGAGATGGAGCCTCCAAAGGTTTTGGGCGACACCACCACAATCCCACCTCTCACAACTACTATCATGGCAGCAGTAGAG AATATCACTAAGAACTATAAAATCGTTGGGTCATACTCGGATGGAATCAACGTGTTGGGCCTCATCGTGTTCTGCGTGGCATTTGGCCTTGTTATTGGGAAGATGGGTGAGAAGGGACGAATCCTCCTGGAATTTTTTGACGCCCTGAATGAAGCAACCATGAAACTGGTCCAGATAATTATGtg CTACATGCCAGTAGGCATCCTGTTCCTAATTGCTGCTAAGATCATCGAGGTGGAAGACTGGGAGATCTTCAGGAAGATGGGTCTTTACATGGTGACGGTGCTGAGTGG TCTAGCTATCCACGCCACTGTCTGCCTGCCACTCATCTTCTTCATCATTGTGAGGAAGAACCCGTATACATTCACACTGGGGATGGCTCAGGCCCTGGTGACAGCACTCATGATATCCTCGAG CTCTGCCACTCTACCCGTCACCTTCCGATGCGCAGAGGAGAACAACCGCATTGACAAGCGGATCACCCGCTTTGTCCTCCCAGTGGGTGCCACCATTAACATGGATGGCACAGCACTGTACGAGGCGGTTGCCGCCATTTTCATCGCCCAGCTGAATGACTACTCTCTGGACGTGGGCCAGATTGTCACCATCAG tATAACAGCAACTGTTGCCAGTATTGGAGCAGCAGGGGTCCCTAACGCTGGCCTTGTCACCATGGTGATAGTGTTAACAGCCGTAGGGTTACCTGCAAGTGATGTTACTCTGATAGTGGCTGTGGATTGGCTTCT GGATCGGTTCCGCACTATGATCAATGTGCTGGGTGATGCTTATGGGGCCGGTATTGTTCAGAAACTATCCAAGAGGGAACTTGAGCGGATGGACCTGACTTCGGACGTGGATGTCGCCAACCCCTTCGCTCTGGAAGCCACTTTGGATGACGAAGAGTGCGAGAAGAAATCCTATGTGAACGGAGGTTTCACCGTCGACAAGACAGATGCGATCTCCTTCACTGAAACCTCACAGTTTTAG
- the spata6l gene encoding spermatogenesis associated 6-like protein has product MSRKALKVVVELKFRAVSCPGVHLPYKDDIYLSMCFMGQYRQSECLPAVFPLLFHEKMTFEKIFRHAVDPGDIAVMLEYETVRIDLVQLVPPAGDTLAYFEEDARRFLFPEPKLVPSFSGVDREVLMTRAPYFPGIAPRLEFSTKTTIIECSADAEINIYPNVAMRPMIKRRTKRSGRPRTSSPQRKQPQTLARRRGCGADRERHGISRSLSHIPRSQSLSPRRAGDTERLARLSLDSAAPISADMNTVSTSQPMLASWPGASRSDSPHRSAVFTSSSSPLVRSSSTVRFSPTDRRKSLSNGLVGGMSEDDSSSSETHDSLDHHRGPDPSALWRSYEEQVRHSRSPSSSHREWEEVHERVRGLLTTPKAVRRLLYGATVTEVDRVLARRSISPGPP; this is encoded by the exons ATGTCTCGAAAAGCATTAAAGGTGGTGGTTGAATTAAAGTTCAGAGCG GTTTCTTGTCCTGGGGTTCACCTGCCATACAAAGATGATATCTACCTCAGCATGTGCTTCATGGGCCAGTACCGTCAGTCTGAATGTCTCCCTGCTGTCTTCCCTCTGCTGTTTCATGAGAAGATGACTTTTGAAAAG ATTTTCAGACATGCAGTTGACCCTGGAGACATCGCTGTAATGCTCGAGT aTGAAACGGTCAGAATTGATCTGGTGCAGCTGGTCCCTCCTG CAGGCGACACTCTGGCCTACTTTGAGGAAGATGCTCGACGGTTCTTATTCCCAGAGCCCAAGCTGGTCCCTTCCTTCTCTGGAGTGGACCGAGAGGTTCTCATGACCCGAGCACCTTACTTTCCA gGTATCGCTCCGAGGTTGGAGTTCTCCACCAAAACCACCATCATTGAGTGCTCAGCTGATGCCGAGATCAACATTTACCCCAATGTAGCCATG AGGCCAATGATAAAGAGGCGCACGAAGCGCTCCGGCAGACCCAGGACGTCCTCTCCTCAGAGGAAACAACCTCAAACCCTCGCAAGGAGACGAGGTTGCGGGGCggacagagaaagacatggCATTTCCAGGTCGCTGTCTCACATTCCCAGATCCCAGTCACTGTCCCCTCGGAGGGCGGGGGACACGGAGCGTCTGGCCCGGCTCAGCCTGGACTCTGCAGCTCCCATCTCAGCCGACATGAACACAGTCAGCACCTCCCAGCct ATGCTGGCTTCCTGGCCTGGAGCCAGTCGGTCCGACTCACCCCACAGGTCGGCTGTGTTTACCAGCTCCTCTTCACCTTTGGTCAGGTCTTCATCCACAG tGAGATTCTCTCCAACTGACAGGAGAAAATCTTTATCCAACGGTTTG GTTGGAGGTATGTCTGAGGACGACTCCAGCTCTTCAGAAACTCACGACTCTCTTGATCACCATCGTGGTCCTGACCCATCAGCACTGTGGCGGTCTTACGAAGAACAAGTCAGACACAGCAG GTCTCCATCCAGTTCTCACAGAGAATGGGAGGAAGTCCATGAGCGTGTTCGAGGACTCCTCACGACGCCCAAAGCTGTACGCCGACTTCTATAT GGTGCTACAGTCACTGAGGTTGACAGGGTTTTGGCGAGACGGTCCATCTCTCCAGGTCCACCATGA
- the trmt10a gene encoding RNA (guanine-9-)-methyltransferase domain-containing protein 2, which translates to MAEVSVKAEASAQQQSDDGDNKKTVESNGDSAAENQTLSKSQRKKLLKQQKWEEERELRKQRRKERKQQRRLQRQSHHQEEEEEEEGAYSQSPRKRPRREVTPSSLRLVVDCSFDNLMLMKDVRKLHKQIQRCYAENRRALHPVEFYLTSLGGQLKQSMDEKDKGWVNWKGISFKTEHYSEVVAKEDLVYLTSDSPNVLEELDQKKAYVIGGLVDHNHHKGITFERAKELGIDHAQLPLSSFVKMNSRKVLAVNHVFEIILAYLEKGSWQEAFFTILPQRKGAVAVDQDGATVREKEEEDSDSDPDTDTLEQTRKRT; encoded by the exons ATGGCTGAGGTGAGTGTGAAAGCTGAGGCTTCAGCCCAGCAGCAGAGCGATGATGGAGATAACAAGAAGACTGTGGAAAGCAATGGAGACTCTGCAGCGGAAAACCAAACTCTGTCCAAAAGTCAAAGGAAGAAGCTCCTGAAGCAACAGAaatgggaagaggagagggagctcCGAAA GCAGAGACgaaaggagaggaagcagcagcgTCGCCTGCAAAGGCAGAGTCAtcatcaggaggaggaggaggaagaggagggggcaTACAGCCAGAGTCCCAGGAAACGTCCACGCCGAGAGGTGACTCCCAGCTCTCTGAGGCTGGTGGTGGACTGCAGCTTCGACAACCTCATGCTGATGAAG GATGTTCGGAAGCTTCACAAACAGATCCAGCGGTGCTATGCTGAGAACAGACGAGCCCTACATCCAGTAGAG TTCTACCTAACAAGCCTGGGTGGACAGCTGAAACAGAGCATGGATGAAAAGGACAAAGGATGGGTGAACTGGAAG ggcatTTCCTTTAAAACCGAGCACTACAGCGAAGTTGTGGCTAAGGAAGACCTGGTGTACCTGACGTCAGACTCTCCCAAtgtgctggaggagctggatcAAAAAAAGGCCTACGTGATCGGAGGCCTGGTGGACCACAACCATCACAAG GGGATCACCTTTGAGAGGGCGAAGGAGCTGGGGATCGATCACGCCCAActtcctctcagcagctttGTCAAGATGAACAGTCGGAAGGTTCTGGCGGTCAACCATG TGTTTGAGATCATCTTGGCGTATCTGGAGAAGGGCAGCTGGCAGGAGGCCTTCTTCACCATCCTGCCTCAGAGGAAAGGAGCTGTGGCCGTCGACCAGGACGGAGCAACCGTTcgggaaaaagaggaggaagattcAGACTCCGACCCTGACACCGACACACTAGAGCAAACCAGGAAAAGAACCTAA
- the c23h4orf54 gene encoding uncharacterized protein C4orf54 homolog: MKATEESCVDSPVILRQVKDLLHKPAHGGEDAPETQDESKYVDLDLADVKTGGTKAEKDCRFGKRNQMSVLISSSSGGAPCATEPNHELVIKTGTETKAKEDSGLGECAEATMEGPSDPPSSSVPNYLKAKSEECLKSGQKSERAIAQPEVSKKEEDKHTPRDEELHCGGDNLSGGSESEDYEEEEEEEEEEEEEDGVSLVLSDDCVPCVTEDESHYITTHEIQLSELSDHEGDYEVGSSTSWDIEDANQVYSFVDYASFAGDGAVGERGDGRQSRSQGAAAAAAAAAEVSTLLESDPAKFTSSDESVSKSQRQQCSGNGGGQIHLSIRTTSRAINDPGNIQEQGNILYHARRSGDMSRYVFRGVDGKAETLRDRAKCFIAAPGRLHFGGKLRGKEVTEYSSGASSAVSELDDADKEVRNLTARAFKSLAYPYFDAINFSTSSESSASEHGIGINRWSTFVDLKYGNMNVSQGLDQSVRQNSTASFEIAKNIDNRGYKGIALASIKPPTSKIFTLSGNPHSASTKKIELMGKFSQGHSGVIRLTETLNFRCNVKSGMSAGERRSSFAQNAAGSRSTDEVTNSLPSGQRRGASQPPSKTMEDTHKKAIFASSLIKNVISKKMQFEQERKMERGEISEPHQTPSPCSAHLQEGDAHRGKGSRELHRQSSKFSESSSDYAIMCLDELGDIVDSGSCDTKSDSRRQDAAAPAPETNLEPVNEVGIDAKKGALEASKSTLLRSQNSAFRCWKDEELEFQKDHKNDKTPEEKPPSAYDKEGEGDWGSGGCGKLTKMSHLFVPSIQLLSSDGEAGQQLQKRSYSPCGDAGGIKLRSDNTLYVADSRTVATSKSPEIKINLRRIRDNKTEPFGVSKLRAPNIGCNAASLIRTDDFKCQGLAAALKGESSDKVPHFMVRDIRDNKGKLQTPIHQVRDVRKLVKSSYHFVSLDNENKSNLASAEGTEQKKQMPNRNPNSVSPIVIKCQSVNTNSNGKQSGNVELSKREPLDIDRSSPEGAKGAPPQWAAGRAPMGATNNSSEGGIGLRIESRIAPRKQEKISDVTEKKPESKLTNQVALEKLQAAVKTMEQLYVFEKNEWKRKNELQPLTDSHVLSLLASEEHGGGPEEEGSRGFNMDNKAGRRDSYPNTDKVSAGVAASPSSSESLLRREDKDLFKALQMSSSRDGGLVAKSVQTTGTTGSKNMFSLSSSLKASATAKVTQPSIVTQTPFSVKNFVPKSPKLPVSLKISQSKVSGNEGAEWKEVDRSSQEFPGASADNYLTIPVKSHASSSKQAQCADKTSVYTSTTQPHPTTPPGHLVSGARGQEDHNQTAKRSSIVMETCTPEIPSATIYHSLPLGMSANQPQVYCFSPAITPAPTLDPFQATQRKMLLDPTTGNYYLVDTPVQPATKRLFDPETGQYVDVPMPQPPMTPVPMPISPLALSPGAYGHTYMIYPGFMPTPSVIPARTLVQSQMSVQSEAESGEKASSQQTEGMYMESPFYMATGKSPQVASGAQQQASTNRPQQGFSGVKQPVISITSQQGPRIIAPPSFDGTTMSFVVEHR; encoded by the coding sequence ATGAAGGCGACGGAGGAAAGCTGCGTGGACTCGCCGGTGATTCTCCGGCAGGTCAAAGATCTGCTCCACAAACCGGCGCACGGAGGCGAGGATGCCCCGGAGACGCAAGACGAAAGCAAGTACGTCGATCTGGACTTGGCGGATGTGAAGACAGGTGGGACAAAAGCCGAGAAAGACTGTCGCTTTGGTAAAAGAAACCAAATGTCTGTCCttattagcagcagcagcggcggagCTCCGTGCGCCACGGAACCAAACCACGAGCTGGTGATTAAAACCGGGACTGAAACTAAAGCTAAAGAGGATTCTGGACTTGGGGAATGTGCAGAGGCTACCATGGAGGGTCCCTCTGATCCACCGTCGTCATCAGTTCCTAATTATCTTAAGGCAAAGTCTGAGGAGTGTCTCAAATCGGGACAGAAAAGCGAGCGCGCCATTGCGCAGCCGGAGGTGTCCaaaaaagaagaggacaaacacacaccgagGGATGAAGAGTTACACTGCGGGGGGGACAACCTGAGCGGGGGAAGTGAGTCGGAGGActatgaggaggaggaggaggaggaggaggaggaggaggaggaggatggtgtTAGTTTGGTGCTTTCTGATGACTGCGTCCCGTGCGTGACGGAGGACGAGTCCCATTACATTACCACGCACGAGATCCAGCTCTCGGAGCTGTCTGACCATGAGGGGGACTACGAGGTGGGCTCCTCCACCAGCTGGGACATCGAGGATGCCAACCAGGTGTACTCTTTTGTCGATTACGCTTCTTTTGCGGGTGATGGAGCcgtgggggagaggggggacGGCCGCCAGAGCCGCTCTCAGGGCgcagcagcggcagcggcagcagcagcagaagtcaGCACTCTGCTTGAAAGTGATCCGGCCAAGTTCACCAGCTCAGATGAGAGTGTGTCAAAGTCCCAGcggcagcagtgcagtggcaACGGCGGGGGACAGATCCACCTGTCAATCAGAACCACTTCTCGAGCTATAAATGACCCTGGCAACATCCAAGAACAGGGAAATATCCTTTATCATGCCAGGCGCTCCGGAGACATGAGCCGCTATGTGTTTAGGGGAGTTGATGGGAAGGCAGAGACGCTGCGTGACAGGGCGAAGTGTTTCATCGCCGCGCCCGGACGCCTGCACTTTGGCGGCAAATTGAGGGGGAAAGAGGTCACGGAGTATTCCAGCGGTGCGTCCAGCGCTGTCAGCGAGCTGGACGACGCTGACAAGGAGGTGCGCAACCTGACAGCCAGAGCCTTCAAGAGCCTGGCGTATCCTTACTTTGATGCCATCAATTTCAGCACCTCCAGCGAGTCCTCCGCATCAGAGCACGGGATAGGGATAAACAGGTGGTCCACGTTTGTCGACCTGAAATATGGCAACATGAACGTGTCACAGGGACTGGACCAAAGTGTCCGCCAAAACTCAACGGCCTCGTTTGAAATAGCCAAAAATATAGACAATAGAGGTTATAAGGGCATTGCGCTGGCAAGCATCAAACCGCCCACCAGCAAGATTTTCACTCTGAGTGGGAATCCCCACAGCGCATCTACAAAGAAAATAGAGCTGATGGGGAAATTCAGTCAGGGCCACAGTGGGGTGATCAGGCTCACTGAGACTCTGAATTTTCGCTGCAATGTCAAATCGGGAATGTCTGCGGGAGAAAGACGAAGTAGCTTTGCACAAAACGCAGCGGGATCACGTTCCACAGATGAAGTTACCAACAGTTTGCCAAGCGGCCAGAGGAGAGGGGCCAGCCAGCCGCCCTCGAAAACCAtggaagacacacacaagaaagCCATATTCGCGTCGAGCCTGATCAAAAACGTGATTTCGAAGAAGATGCAGTTCGAGCAGGAGCgcaagatggagagaggggagataAGCGAGCCGCATCAGACGCCGTCCCCGTGCTCCGCGCACCTGCAGGAGGGCGACGCTCACAGAGGGAAGGGGAGCAGGgagctgcacagacagagcTCCAAGTTTTCCGAGAGCAGCTCCGACTACGCCATAATGTGCCTGGATGAATTAGGGGACATAGTGGACAGCGGCTCATGTGATACCAAGAGCGACTCTCGGAGACAGGACGCGGCCGCTCCCGCACCAGAAACTAATTTGGAGCCGGTAAATGAGGTCGGAATCGATGCTAAAAAAGGCGCATTGGAAGCGTCCAAAAGCACGCTGCTTCGCAGCCAAAATAGCGCCTTCAGATGCTGGAAGGACGAGGAGCTAGAGTTTCAAAAGGATCATAAAAACGATAAAACTCCCGAGGAGAAGCCGCCTTCAGCGTAcgacaaagagggagagggggattGGGGCTCAGGGGGCTGCGGCAAACTGactaaaatgtcacatttgtttGTGCCGAGTATCCAACTGCTGTCCAGCGACGGAGAAGCcggacagcagctgcagaagagGAGTTATTCTCCATGTGGAGATGCAGGAGGGATAAAACTGCGCTCTGACAACACGTTATACGTCGCAGACTCCAGGACAGTGGCTACATCGAAGTCTCCGGAAATTAAAATTAACTTAAGGAGGATCAGGGACAATAAGACGGAGCCTTTTGGCGTCTCCAAACTGCGCGCTCCTAATATAGGCTGTAACGCGGCCAGCCTCATCAGGACGGACGACTTCAAATGCCAGGGTCTGGCTGCAGCTTTGAAGGGTGAGTCCTCGGATAAAGTGCCGCACTTTATGGTCAGAGACATTAGAGACAACAAAGGGAAGCTGCAGACGCCCATTCACCAAGTGAGAGACGTGCGTAAATTGGTGAAAAGCTCATATCACTTTGTTTCTCTGGACAACGAAAATAAGTCAAACTTGGCCTCAGCTGAGGGCACAGAGCAAAAGAAGCAAATGCCAAATCGAAATCCAAATTCTGTGTCACCTATAGTGATCAAATGTCAGTCtgtgaacacaaacagtaaCGGAAAACAGTCTGGAAATGTTGAGTTGTCTAAACGGGAGCCATTGGACATAGACAGGTCGTCTCCAGAGGGCGCTAAAGGTGCTCCCCCGCAATGGGCAGCAGGGAGAGCACCCATGGGTGCCACAAATAATTCCTCAGAGGGAGGCATTGGGTTGAGAATCGAAAGCAGAATAGCTccaagaaaacaggaaaaaatatcAGATGTCACAGAAAAGAAGCCTGAATCGAAACTGACGAACCAGGTAGCTTTGGAAAAACTCCAGGCTGCAGTGAAAACCATGGAGCAGCTTTATGTGTTTGAGAAAAACGAATGGAAAAGGAAGAATGAGCTGCAGCCCCTGACAGACAGCCACGTGCTTTCACTGCTAGCCAGCGAGGAGCATGGAGGAGGACCTGAGGAGGAAGGGTCCAGAGGGTTCAACATGGACAACAAGGCTGGAAGAAGAGACTCCTACCCCAACACGGACAAGGTGTCAGCAGGGGTCGCAGCGTCCCCCAGCAGCAGTGAGAGTCTGCTGAGGCGGGAAGACAAAGACCTGTTCAAGGCCCTTCAGATGTCCAGTAGCCGTGACGGTGGCCTGGTTGCTAAGTCAGTGCAAACCACTGGTACCACAGGCAGCAAAAAcatgttcagcctcagctccagCCTTAAGGCTTCTGCAACAGCGAAGGTGACCCAGCCAAGCATCGTCACGCAAACACCTTTCAGCGTCAAAAATTTTGTCCCAAAGTCCCCCAAACTGCCCGTGTCGTTAAAAATCAGCCAGTCGAAGGTGAGTGGAAACGAAGGAGCTGAATGGAAGGAGGTGGACAGGTCGTCTCAGGAGTTTCCAGGCGCCTCAGCTGACAACTACCTAACCATACCGGTCAAATCTCACGCCAGCAGCAGTAAACAAGCACAGTGTGCTGATAAAACATCAGTGTATACATCCACCACTCAGCCACACCCAACCACCCCTCCAGGACACTTGGTATCCGGTGCCAGGGGCCAGGAGGACCACAACCAGACCGCCAAACGCTCCAGCATTGTGATGGAGACATGCACACCAGAGATCCCTTCTGCTACCATCTACCACTCCCTTCCGTTGGGGATGTCTGCCAATCAGCCTCAGGTGTACTGCTTCTCCCCAGCAATCACCCCTGCTCCCACCCTAGACCCCTTCCAGGCCACTCAGAGGAAGATGCTCCTGGATCCCACCACGGGAAACTACTATCTGGTGGACACCCCCGTGCAACCGGCCACCAAGCGCCTGTTTGACCCAGAAACAGGCCAATATGTAGATGTGCCCATGCCGCAGCCTCCCATGACCCCTGTGCCCATGCCGATCTCACCCTTGGCCCTCAGTCCAGGAGCATACGGACACACTTATATGATCTACCCGGGCTTCATGCCCACGCCCTCGGTGATCCCGGCCCGGACGCTGGTGCAGTCACAGATGTCAGTGCAGTCGGAGGCGGAGAGTGGAGAGAAAGCGTCGTCGCAGCAGACGGAGGGTATGTACATGGAGAGTCCCTTCTACATGGCAACTGGAAAATCTCCCCAGGTGGCGTCTGGAGCTCAGCAGCAGGCCTCCACCAACAGGCCGCAGCAGGGTTTCTCTGGCGTCAAGCAGCCAGTGATCAGCATCACCTCGCAGCAGGGGCCCCGGATCATTGCCCCGCCATCGTTCGATGGGACCACCATGAGCTTCGTGGTGGAGCACAGATAA